The Syngnathus acus chromosome 12, fSynAcu1.2, whole genome shotgun sequence genome contains the following window.
CCTGAAGCCTGTGTTCTTCTTGAGCGTTTTTCCACGCTCCTGGCTCACGAGGCCATTCCTTTGGCGCGTACTCGCTCCGGCGGCACCTTTGTGCCACCTGGCCTGGTTGGGATGCGGCGAAGCGGTCCTATCACGACCGGCCGGCGCCTTGGCTCACACACAAAAGTAGGAGCGAGTGGCCGCTCTTCTTGCTGAGCGGGGCCTTTTGCGGTGGCCCCCTGCCAGGGAAGGCTTTAAAAGAGCGGGGGGCCCCCCGGCTCCTCTCATTCGCCCTCATCGGCAGCAAAGAGCATCCGCCGCGAGGTGAGTCCTGGCTCATTTGTGCGAGTGTAAGCAAGCGAGTGAAAGCGAGCCACGCTTCCATCACATGGTGTTTTCTTGAGCAAGCAGTAAGAACACGTTGCGAACAAAAAGCCAATGGGAATCTCAGCGGCAGGATGACAAAATGACATCGCTGGCGTAAGGCTAACCATGCCGCTCTTCCTCACAGCTACAACATGACGCACCATTGCACCAAATTCTCCGGCCACTGGAAGGTGAGTGCGCCGCCGCATATCGAACAAATCACGTGACGGggcggatgtggcccgcgagtCGGACACCTGCGAGCACCGGGGTGGTCGTCGCAAAATGACGTTTTGGGGGCAACAAGTAGTAAGTCGCCAACGGATGcaaaatgatgatgacaatgcGGCAGATCATCGTGTTCGACGAGGAATGCTTCCAGGGCCGGCGCCACGAGTTCACGTCAGAGTGCGCCAACGTGATGGAGTTGGGCTTCGAGACGGTGCGCTCGCTGCGCGTGGAGAGCGGCGCGTGAGTGCGCACAACACACGgccgcaggcaggcaggcaggcaggcaggctggctggctggctggctggctggctggctggctggctggctggctggctggctggctggctggctggctggctggctggcaagcaggcaggcaggcaggcagacagccACGCGCTGACCGTTTTGCTCTCTTTGCAGCTGGGTGGGCTACGAGCACGCCTCCTTCCAGGGCCAGCAGTTGGTCCTGGAGCGCGGCGAGTACCCCCAGAGCGACGCCTTTGGGGGCAGCAACGCCTACCGCATCGAGAGGTTGACCTCCTTCAGGCCCGTTGCCTGCGCGGTGAGTCTCGCCGCTGCCGCCACCGCCGTAAAAGCGGGCCACTCGCCCGCTTAAGCCGCAAAGGCCCGGCTTGAGTGCGCCTGGTGTCCGGCAGAACCACCGAGAGTGCCGCATGACCATCTTTGAGCGTGAGAATTTCCTGGCTCGGAAGGGCGAGCTGAGCGACGACTACCCCTCCCTGCAGGCCATGGGCTGGTGCAACAACGAAGTGGGCTCCCTCAAGGTCCAGTCTGGAGCgtgagtaaaaaaagaaatgaagttgattcaaacaaaagagtgcgtgcgtgcgtgtgcaggTGGAACAGGTAGTCACGTTGTGGGCTCCGCTACAGTACTGTCGACGTTCTGTACTCGAGGAAGCCA
Protein-coding sequences here:
- the cryba4 gene encoding beta-crystallin A4, whose product is MTHHCTKFSGHWKIIVFDEECFQGRRHEFTSECANVMELGFETVRSLRVESGAWVGYEHASFQGQQLVLERGEYPQSDAFGGSNAYRIERLTSFRPVACANHRECRMTIFERENFLARKGELSDDYPSLQAMGWCNNEVGSLKVQSGAFVCYQYPGYRGYQYVMECDRHCGEYKHFKEFGSHCQTPQIQSIRRIQQ